From Coraliomargarita parva, one genomic window encodes:
- a CDS encoding ammonium transporter — MKAILKNWGIGGWSRRLIAAAAIFSILHTSLAAQEAEAIDYLPQGAADILWLVVAGLLVFFMQAGFAMVEAGLTRAKNASNIMMKNLMDFSLGALVYWAIGYTLMYGESGNGFFGWDSSLLLMNSATLGTDNATSAGWFFQVVFAATAATIVSGAMAERTKFIAYCFYSLIISALLYPISGHWIWGGDGWLASMGMRDFAGSTVVHSVGAWAALAGAILIGPRKGKFTKDGQVRAIPGHNMPLAALGVFILWFGWYGFNPGSTLAAVDGIAHVAVTTTLGAAAGAVAAMITTWIMFKKPDLSMSLNGTLAGLVAITAPCASVSTGSAVIIGLVAGILVVLSCYALEHFLKIDDPVGAISVHGVCGAWGTLSIGLFGSQAIDVLYWDETSCIKDGLFMGGGFSQLATQAIGVVSVFAFTFVTAFILFFILKKTIGLRVSEEEEDKGLDICEHGVESYPNFGIEADRT, encoded by the coding sequence ATGAAAGCTATACTGAAAAACTGGGGAATCGGCGGATGGAGCCGGCGCTTGATTGCGGCAGCTGCCATCTTCTCGATTCTACACACTTCGCTTGCCGCGCAAGAGGCGGAAGCGATCGACTACTTGCCGCAAGGCGCGGCAGACATCCTGTGGCTGGTCGTCGCCGGCCTGCTGGTGTTCTTCATGCAGGCAGGTTTCGCCATGGTTGAGGCCGGGCTGACCCGCGCGAAGAATGCGAGCAACATCATGATGAAGAACCTGATGGACTTCAGCCTGGGCGCTCTGGTCTACTGGGCGATCGGCTACACGCTGATGTACGGCGAATCCGGCAACGGCTTCTTCGGCTGGGATAGTTCTCTCCTGCTGATGAACAGCGCGACACTCGGCACCGACAACGCCACCAGCGCAGGTTGGTTCTTCCAAGTCGTCTTCGCCGCAACCGCCGCCACGATCGTTTCGGGTGCCATGGCTGAACGCACGAAGTTCATCGCTTACTGTTTTTATTCACTGATTATTTCCGCCCTGCTCTACCCCATCTCCGGCCACTGGATCTGGGGCGGCGACGGCTGGTTGGCATCGATGGGCATGCGCGACTTCGCCGGCTCCACGGTGGTGCACTCGGTGGGTGCATGGGCCGCACTGGCAGGCGCGATCCTGATCGGACCGCGTAAGGGCAAATTCACGAAGGACGGGCAAGTCCGCGCAATTCCGGGCCACAATATGCCGCTCGCGGCTTTGGGCGTCTTCATCCTTTGGTTCGGCTGGTACGGATTCAACCCCGGCTCGACACTCGCCGCGGTGGACGGCATCGCTCATGTCGCCGTCACCACCACCTTGGGTGCCGCCGCAGGTGCGGTTGCTGCCATGATCACCACATGGATCATGTTCAAGAAGCCGGATCTCTCCATGTCGCTGAACGGCACACTGGCCGGTCTCGTAGCCATCACCGCTCCCTGCGCCTCCGTGTCGACAGGCAGCGCGGTCATCATCGGCCTCGTCGCGGGTATCCTCGTGGTCCTTTCCTGCTATGCACTGGAACACTTCCTCAAGATTGATGACCCGGTCGGCGCCATCAGCGTCCACGGTGTTTGCGGTGCCTGGGGCACGCTCTCCATCGGTCTTTTCGGCTCACAAGCGATTGATGTGCTCTACTGGGACGAGACCAGCTGCATCAAGGACGGCCTCTTCATGGGAGGCGGTTTCTCTCAACTGGCAACTCAAGCCATCGGCGTGGTCAGCGTCTTTGCTTTCACATTCGTGACAGCCTTCATCCTGTTCTTCATCCTGAAGAAGACCATCGGTCTCCGCGTCAGCGA
- a CDS encoding alpha/beta fold hydrolase, whose protein sequence is MSMKLLTFILTVSCALTAVCFCQERLTGVIQGAKFQVDLPAEPGGRLLMLAHGYRPEGLPVEADVGSSHGLSKKLVADGWAVASTSYRRNGWIMEDAAEDIIQLHDWILRETDFEPSAVYLMGNSMGGGISTWLAEHEPERFDGVLAMGAYLFEPIGASGESSTTLADYYNGLPRIPVLFLTNTSELDGPATYVKLSEGATVPPVLWTIHRDGHVNQNEAEQAAGLMGLVDWVEKGEVVAGRDATIALHPDSTVSFSEGEAIGRALTLVPVYGNFITNFVSADMQALGIEHGDYFQMRTGEHVLRVKLGRTYTDVPVGDWVGFWDAQGYLLICRNYKDAVATLGLKADDRIVVRALDQ, encoded by the coding sequence ATGTCGATGAAGCTTCTGACTTTCATACTTACAGTATCCTGTGCTCTGACAGCGGTTTGCTTTTGCCAAGAACGGTTGACCGGTGTCATTCAAGGCGCCAAGTTCCAGGTGGATCTACCTGCTGAACCGGGTGGTCGACTCCTAATGCTGGCGCATGGTTACCGGCCTGAAGGCTTGCCTGTTGAGGCGGATGTCGGATCGAGTCACGGGCTGTCGAAGAAGCTGGTGGCGGATGGCTGGGCAGTCGCCTCGACCAGTTACCGCCGAAACGGCTGGATCATGGAGGATGCCGCCGAAGATATCATCCAATTGCACGACTGGATCCTGCGAGAGACGGACTTTGAACCATCGGCGGTCTATCTGATGGGAAACTCCATGGGCGGCGGTATTTCGACTTGGCTGGCGGAGCATGAACCGGAACGCTTTGACGGGGTCCTCGCGATGGGAGCCTATCTCTTTGAGCCGATCGGTGCCTCCGGCGAAAGTTCGACCACGCTGGCGGATTACTACAATGGGCTGCCCCGCATCCCCGTCCTCTTCCTTACAAATACCTCGGAACTCGATGGTCCGGCCACCTATGTGAAACTGTCGGAAGGGGCAACAGTGCCCCCGGTCCTCTGGACCATCCACCGGGATGGGCACGTCAACCAGAACGAAGCGGAGCAGGCGGCCGGATTGATGGGGCTGGTCGACTGGGTCGAGAAAGGAGAGGTTGTTGCCGGAAGGGACGCCACGATTGCTTTGCATCCGGACTCCACAGTCTCCTTTTCAGAGGGAGAAGCCATCGGCCGAGCCCTGACCCTCGTGCCCGTCTATGGTAATTTCATTACGAATTTCGTGAGTGCCGACATGCAGGCGCTGGGGATTGAACACGGGGATTACTTTCAAATGCGTACGGGCGAGCATGTCCTGCGGGTCAAGCTTGGCAGGACCTATACCGATGTTCCGGTCGGGGACTGGGTCGGGTTCTGGGACGCGCAGGGCTATCTCTTGATCTGCCGGAACTATAAGGACGCCGTGGCTACGCTCGGGCTTAAGGCAGACGATCGGATCGTGGTCCGGGCTCTGGATCAATGA
- a CDS encoding glycine betaine ABC transporter substrate-binding protein, with the protein MKTLYTLLLAAFVAIQAQAQTVKIAYPNWPEGIAITYLAKALIEDELEYRVELTQAEPEAIFASLASGDQDVFLDAWLPYTHAAYWKQYYDQLERLGTVMPHGKTGLAVPAYVKVQDLYALNKLAPELGGKIIGIETDAGITRKTNTAIREYKLELTQSNTSTEAMITALDAAIQAEKPIVVTAWTPHWMFAKYDLRLLPDPQNVYQAEGLRKLARLGFSKEMPEVAHILNQFSLTESQLNELLLQIEESGKGAEAVTQAWLEAHPELRQQWTAKKSFWKRLF; encoded by the coding sequence ATGAAAACACTCTACACGCTCCTCCTTGCCGCCTTCGTTGCAATTCAGGCACAGGCCCAAACCGTCAAGATCGCCTATCCGAACTGGCCGGAAGGCATCGCGATCACCTATCTGGCAAAAGCCCTGATCGAAGACGAATTGGAATATAGGGTGGAGCTGACACAGGCCGAACCGGAAGCGATCTTTGCCTCGCTGGCCAGCGGCGATCAGGATGTCTTTCTCGATGCCTGGCTCCCCTACACCCATGCCGCCTACTGGAAGCAGTACTACGACCAACTGGAACGTCTGGGTACGGTTATGCCCCATGGAAAGACGGGACTGGCGGTCCCCGCCTATGTCAAGGTTCAGGATCTCTACGCGCTCAACAAACTGGCCCCCGAGCTGGGCGGAAAGATTATCGGGATCGAAACCGATGCCGGCATCACACGAAAAACCAACACTGCCATTCGCGAGTATAAGCTGGAATTGACCCAGAGCAATACCAGCACCGAAGCAATGATCACCGCGCTCGATGCCGCAATCCAAGCGGAGAAACCGATCGTGGTGACAGCCTGGACCCCGCACTGGATGTTCGCCAAATACGACCTTCGTCTCCTGCCCGACCCGCAGAATGTGTATCAGGCGGAGGGCTTGAGAAAGCTCGCACGGCTCGGCTTCAGCAAGGAAATGCCCGAAGTCGCCCATATTTTGAACCAGTTCAGCCTCACAGAGAGCCAGCTCAACGAATTGCTTCTTCAAATCGAGGAATCCGGCAAGGGCGCCGAAGCAGTCACACAAGCCTGGCTCGAAGCCCATCCTGAGCTGAGACAACAATGGACGGCCAAGAAAAGTTTCTGGAAGCGTCTATTCTAA
- the dinB gene encoding DNA polymerase IV, giving the protein MKATRRIIHIDMDCFYAAVEMRERPELKQKPMAVGGSTGRGVLTTCNYPARAYGIRSAMPVFKARELCPQLIILPVRFELYRSVSRQIREIFKRYTDQIEPLSLDEAYLDVSHLKQRGVDIAAEIRACIQHETGLTASAGIAPNKLIAKIASDWNKPDGQCVVHPSRGAAFMETLPVRRIWGIGPKSAAKLAELGIETCGQLQLLEQRELVRHFGSFGLELYQLCRGIDERPVVANRIRKSLSNEHTFQQDLESLNDCRAVLRRQHTELLEDLKQSAADRPIAKLFVKLKFSDFQRTTAEISSGQPAFESYDSLLREAWGRSGKSVRLLGLGVRFAESRAQAEQLELGL; this is encoded by the coding sequence ATGAAGGCAACGCGGCGTATCATACACATTGACATGGACTGCTTCTATGCGGCGGTGGAGATGCGGGAACGCCCCGAACTCAAGCAGAAGCCGATGGCGGTCGGCGGCAGTACGGGCCGCGGCGTCCTGACCACCTGCAACTACCCCGCCCGAGCATATGGCATCCGTTCGGCGATGCCGGTCTTCAAGGCCCGGGAACTGTGCCCCCAGTTGATCATCCTGCCTGTCCGGTTCGAACTATACCGCTCGGTGTCCCGACAGATTCGGGAAATATTCAAACGTTACACCGACCAAATTGAGCCGCTCTCCCTCGACGAGGCCTACCTCGATGTCAGCCACCTGAAACAACGCGGGGTGGACATTGCGGCGGAGATCCGCGCCTGCATTCAACATGAAACGGGCCTGACCGCCTCCGCCGGTATCGCCCCCAACAAACTGATCGCCAAGATCGCCAGCGACTGGAACAAGCCCGACGGACAGTGCGTCGTACACCCGTCCCGGGGCGCCGCCTTCATGGAAACGCTTCCGGTTCGACGGATCTGGGGAATCGGGCCCAAGAGTGCCGCCAAACTCGCCGAACTCGGAATTGAGACCTGCGGACAGCTGCAATTGCTGGAGCAAAGAGAACTGGTCCGCCATTTCGGAAGTTTCGGTTTAGAGTTGTACCAGCTATGCCGCGGAATCGACGAACGTCCGGTCGTCGCCAACCGTATCCGGAAGAGCTTGAGTAACGAACACACCTTTCAACAGGACTTGGAAAGCCTGAATGACTGCAGGGCGGTCCTTCGGCGGCAACACACCGAACTGCTCGAGGACCTCAAACAATCCGCGGCCGACCGGCCCATAGCCAAATTATTCGTCAAGTTGAAGTTTTCGGATTTCCAGCGGACGACTGCCGAGATCAGCTCCGGCCAACCCGCCTTCGAATCCTATGACAGCCTGCTCCGGGAGGCTTGGGGGCGCAGTGGAAAGTCAGTCCGACTACTGGGGCTGGGGGTTCGCTTCGCGGAAAGCCGCGCACAAGCCGAGCAATTGGAACTCGGCCTCTAA
- a CDS encoding DUF6901 family protein, giving the protein MSDESVFTLTYQFDFPDGSSKVFDVQLLRKNCSLIQPSRDYYPEWTRLEYRKCRHCPLSATEHPRCPVAVSLIDVVEFFQDAQSVEEAVVTVNTRQRLTERGKTALYPAISSIIGIYMVTSGCPVMDKLRPMARFHLPFANTEETVYRALSMYALAQYFRQKRGLSVDLDFSGLQKIYQDVNRLNIDFSRRFRTESISEATMNALTSLDCFAQIIDFSISEEMLEEIEVLFEGYMD; this is encoded by the coding sequence ATGTCTGACGAGTCCGTATTTACGTTGACCTACCAATTCGATTTTCCGGACGGTTCGAGCAAGGTCTTCGATGTACAATTGTTACGGAAGAATTGTTCCCTGATCCAGCCGAGCCGTGACTATTATCCGGAATGGACTCGACTGGAATATCGCAAGTGTCGTCATTGTCCGCTTTCGGCGACGGAGCATCCCCGCTGCCCGGTGGCAGTGAGCTTGATCGATGTGGTCGAATTTTTCCAGGATGCGCAATCGGTCGAAGAGGCCGTGGTCACCGTGAATACACGCCAGCGGCTTACCGAACGTGGCAAGACCGCCCTTTATCCGGCGATCAGTTCGATCATTGGGATCTATATGGTGACGAGCGGCTGCCCTGTAATGGATAAGTTGCGTCCCATGGCGCGCTTCCATCTTCCCTTTGCGAATACCGAGGAAACCGTTTACCGTGCCCTCTCGATGTATGCGCTGGCCCAGTATTTCAGGCAGAAACGGGGCTTGTCGGTGGATCTCGACTTCAGTGGGCTACAAAAAATCTATCAGGATGTGAACCGGCTGAATATCGACTTCTCGCGACGTTTCCGGACCGAAAGCATCAGTGAGGCGACGATGAACGCCCTGACCAGTCTCGACTGTTTTGCCCAGATTATCGATTTTTCTATCTCCGAGGAGATGCTCGAGGAAATCGAAGTGCTTTTCGAGGGCTACATGGATTAG
- a CDS encoding DUF2288 domain-containing protein produces MFNDDFSPAEDRLTNGEKLDKYTGDVGWKYLHPHYQAGNLIYVDPSIDLKTAGLAFAEDDKEQVQAWLRSGDLVQPCDLHVEHWIKTGTRFNAMIVRPFILAQAILQSSE; encoded by the coding sequence ATGTTTAACGATGATTTCAGCCCGGCCGAAGACCGCCTCACAAATGGGGAAAAACTGGACAAGTATACCGGCGATGTGGGCTGGAAATACCTGCATCCGCACTACCAGGCCGGCAATCTGATCTATGTCGATCCCTCTATCGACCTAAAGACAGCGGGCCTTGCATTTGCCGAAGACGACAAGGAACAAGTTCAGGCATGGCTCCGCAGTGGCGATCTGGTCCAACCTTGCGACCTGCACGTCGAACATTGGATCAAAACAGGCACCCGCTTCAATGCCATGATCGTACGTCCATTCATCCTCGCTCAAGCGATCCTTCAGTCTTCGGAATAA
- a CDS encoding DUF1566 domain-containing protein, with protein MFLIAPVFACFAERPPAVVVDTMQDRCYDVLEPIEMPRMGQKYFGQDAQYAGVAAVYRDNADGTVSDLNTGLMWSKAVDVRKATLEEAEAQARDMRLAGFDDWRVPTIKELYSLVDFRGRTGTSRPGQFTTVPDNAIPYINTDYFDFRYGAVDAGERFIDAQWLSCTKYVSTTMRGQATLFGVNFADGRIKGYGLQDPRRGQEKKFYVRYVRGRVGYGDNNFQDNGDGTVTDLATGLTWMQADSGVGMNWVEALQYAENLKLADHEDWRLPNAKELQSIVDYARSPNTTDSAAIAPVFATSKIKNEAGEADYPYFWTSTTHVDGPNARQAVYLSFGRAIGQMHGQVMDVHGAGAQRSDLKEGQPRIGHGPQGDAQRVANFVRCVRGGAVLMEAGRTRVERTDAYPNTICVNGKRYQPEAMEYRDLPAGGGSGLSEGPGGGLPFPPPFGRPPPR; from the coding sequence TTGTTTCTCATTGCACCGGTCTTTGCTTGCTTTGCGGAGCGTCCGCCCGCCGTGGTGGTCGATACCATGCAGGATCGTTGTTATGATGTGCTGGAGCCGATTGAGATGCCCCGGATGGGCCAAAAGTATTTCGGCCAGGATGCACAATATGCCGGAGTCGCCGCAGTTTACCGCGATAATGCTGATGGTACGGTGAGCGACTTGAATACCGGGCTGATGTGGTCCAAGGCTGTGGATGTCCGGAAAGCCACATTGGAAGAAGCGGAAGCGCAGGCCCGGGACATGCGACTTGCAGGTTTCGACGACTGGCGGGTGCCTACGATCAAGGAGCTCTACTCGCTGGTCGATTTCAGGGGGCGTACCGGTACCTCGCGGCCGGGGCAGTTTACGACGGTTCCGGATAATGCGATTCCATACATCAATACCGACTACTTCGATTTCAGATATGGGGCGGTCGATGCGGGGGAGCGTTTCATTGATGCCCAATGGCTCAGCTGTACAAAGTATGTCAGTACGACCATGCGCGGACAGGCGACCTTGTTTGGCGTCAACTTTGCGGACGGGCGGATCAAAGGCTATGGACTCCAAGATCCGCGCAGGGGCCAGGAAAAGAAATTCTACGTGCGCTATGTGCGAGGGCGTGTGGGCTATGGGGACAATAACTTTCAGGACAACGGGGACGGTACGGTCACTGACTTGGCCACAGGTTTGACCTGGATGCAGGCAGACAGTGGAGTCGGAATGAATTGGGTGGAGGCGCTTCAATATGCAGAGAATTTGAAACTGGCCGATCATGAGGACTGGCGATTGCCGAATGCCAAGGAGTTGCAATCAATTGTCGATTACGCCCGGTCTCCGAATACGACGGATTCCGCCGCGATTGCTCCGGTGTTCGCCACTTCGAAAATCAAGAATGAAGCCGGGGAGGCGGACTATCCATACTTTTGGACCTCGACGACCCATGTGGACGGGCCGAATGCACGACAGGCGGTTTACCTGTCCTTTGGCCGGGCGATCGGGCAGATGCACGGCCAGGTGATGGATGTGCATGGGGCCGGTGCGCAACGCAGTGACCTGAAGGAGGGGCAGCCCCGTATCGGGCATGGCCCACAGGGTGATGCCCAGCGTGTGGCGAACTTTGTCCGCTGTGTACGTGGCGGAGCGGTCCTGATGGAAGCGGGCCGCACAAGAGTGGAGCGTACGGATGCCTATCCGAATACGATTTGCGTGAATGGCAAGCGCTACCAGCCCGAAGCGATGGAGTATCGCGACCTGCCTGCAGGCGGCGGATCCGGTTTGTCCGAGGGGCCGGGTGGGGGCTTACCCTTTCCGCCTCCCTTTGGCCGTCCGCCCCCGCGTTGA
- a CDS encoding mechanosensitive ion channel family protein, with the protein MTPDNIAQWLIQFNIDSFLAEMIGTVTVMLYVAILAMLANFIAKRIIAKIIHPLIKRTTIAWDDLLIENSVLIRFSHLVPAAIIRALTPVLFASMPEIVRLSHLVLNVYLIVIVLLIADALLNFTCGVWERGPVGKRYPAKSVIQALKLVIYLVGVIFILSVILGKSPLVFFSGLGAITAILLLIFKDAILGLVAGIQLSVNNMVMVGDWIEMPARGADGDVIDVSLTTVKVQNWDKTITTIPTYALISDSFKNWRGMSESGGRRIKRPIHVDLRTIQFADEELLNRFKRIRILRPYLDSKLEEIKKYNDGVGDDLHELINGRRLTNIGTFRAYCVAYLRNHPKVHQDMTLLVRQLAPAEHGLPMEIYVFTNDTVWANYEGIQGDIFDHLLSILPEFKLSAYQSPSGADLEKAGLRLQLKGEA; encoded by the coding sequence ATGACCCCCGACAACATCGCCCAGTGGCTCATCCAGTTTAATATCGACTCATTTCTAGCCGAGATGATCGGCACCGTAACAGTCATGCTGTACGTGGCCATTCTGGCCATGTTGGCGAACTTCATCGCCAAGCGCATCATCGCGAAGATCATACACCCGCTGATCAAACGTACGACAATCGCATGGGACGATCTCCTGATTGAAAACAGTGTGCTCATACGTTTTTCCCACCTGGTACCGGCCGCCATCATCCGCGCGCTAACCCCGGTCCTGTTTGCCTCCATGCCCGAAATCGTACGACTCAGCCATCTGGTGCTGAATGTGTACTTGATCGTCATCGTCCTGCTCATCGCGGACGCCCTGCTGAATTTCACCTGCGGGGTCTGGGAACGCGGCCCCGTCGGCAAGCGCTACCCTGCCAAAAGCGTCATCCAGGCGCTGAAACTGGTCATTTACCTGGTCGGCGTGATCTTTATCCTGTCGGTCATCCTGGGCAAATCGCCCCTGGTTTTCTTTTCCGGCCTGGGCGCGATCACAGCGATCCTCCTGTTAATTTTCAAGGACGCCATACTCGGGCTCGTGGCAGGCATCCAGCTCTCGGTCAACAACATGGTCATGGTCGGTGACTGGATAGAGATGCCGGCGCGCGGGGCGGATGGCGACGTCATCGACGTCTCCCTGACGACGGTCAAGGTACAGAACTGGGACAAAACCATCACCACGATTCCGACCTACGCCCTGATTTCCGACTCCTTCAAGAACTGGCGCGGCATGAGTGAATCAGGAGGTCGCCGGATCAAGCGGCCGATCCACGTCGATTTACGTACCATACAGTTCGCCGACGAGGAACTGCTGAACCGCTTCAAACGCATTCGTATCCTGCGCCCCTACCTCGATTCCAAACTCGAGGAAATCAAGAAATACAACGACGGAGTGGGTGATGACTTGCACGAACTGATCAACGGTCGACGGCTGACCAACATCGGAACCTTCCGTGCCTATTGCGTGGCTTATCTGCGCAATCACCCGAAAGTACATCAGGACATGACCTTGTTGGTCCGCCAACTGGCTCCGGCGGAGCACGGACTACCGATGGAAATCTACGTGTTCACTAACGATACCGTCTGGGCCAACTACGAAGGCATCCAAGGGGATATCTTCGACCATCTCCTATCGATCCTTCCGGAATTCAAACTGAGCGCTTACCAGAGCCCCAGCGGAGCCGACCTCGAAAAGGCCGGCCTGAGGCTACAGCTTAAAGGGGAAGCCTGA
- a CDS encoding LON peptidase substrate-binding domain-containing protein: MNQEIEIPREVPVMTLRSTVLFPQAILPLYIFEERYRTMLNEVLAGDRIFAVASLDESRNDSPGMETPHKVAGIGIVRACKTNEDGTSNLILQGLARVEFESIVSESPFRRARIHQLCSQRDGPEDSLSLISEEILRIIETQIRLGAEIPREVVSFLANVQDPEAMLDLAISTLCASGELKQRLLETGNVAARHRLFVDYMRKLTAKIKLDQKLKGDLDEGDLYNN, from the coding sequence ATGAACCAGGAAATCGAGATCCCCAGAGAGGTCCCTGTGATGACACTGCGCAGCACTGTGCTTTTTCCGCAAGCGATCCTGCCGCTTTACATCTTCGAGGAGCGCTACCGTACGATGCTGAACGAAGTCCTCGCCGGTGACCGTATCTTTGCTGTCGCGTCTCTGGATGAAAGCCGCAATGACAGCCCCGGGATGGAAACACCCCATAAAGTTGCCGGCATCGGCATTGTCCGTGCCTGCAAAACGAATGAAGACGGAACTTCCAATCTCATCCTGCAAGGTCTGGCCCGGGTCGAATTTGAAAGTATCGTGAGTGAAAGTCCGTTCCGACGCGCACGCATCCATCAACTCTGCAGCCAACGGGACGGACCGGAGGACAGCTTGTCGCTGATTTCCGAAGAAATTCTGCGTATTATCGAAACGCAGATACGCCTGGGCGCGGAGATTCCCCGGGAAGTCGTCAGTTTCCTAGCCAATGTCCAGGACCCGGAAGCGATGCTGGACCTGGCGATCTCGACCCTCTGCGCATCCGGCGAACTGAAACAAAGACTTCTGGAAACGGGAAACGTCGCGGCCCGTCACCGCCTGTTCGTCGACTATATGCGCAAGCTGACGGCCAAAATCAAGCTGGACCAAAAACTCAAAGGCGACCTGGACGAAGGCGACCTGTACAACAACTAG
- a CDS encoding helix-hairpin-helix domain-containing protein: MFFPEKKKKKVDYEALNSSLMRIPRMDVAAARSLIDLGIREIYELQGRAPEVLMEEAKRKNPGTPDDRIRFFRLAVYYAENPEHEASKLHPDAWN, from the coding sequence ATGTTTTTCCCGGAGAAGAAAAAAAAGAAGGTCGATTACGAAGCACTGAACTCCTCGCTCATGCGGATACCGCGCATGGATGTCGCCGCCGCACGCAGCTTGATCGACCTCGGGATCCGGGAGATCTATGAATTACAGGGCCGGGCTCCCGAAGTCCTGATGGAGGAAGCCAAACGCAAAAATCCCGGCACACCGGACGACCGGATCCGTTTTTTCCGCTTGGCGGTGTACTATGCGGAAAATCCCGAGCATGAGGCATCGAAATTGCATCCGGATGCCTGGAACTAA